In one Dunckerocampus dactyliophorus isolate RoL2022-P2 chromosome 9, RoL_Ddac_1.1, whole genome shotgun sequence genomic region, the following are encoded:
- the LOC129187315 gene encoding ribosyldihydronicotinamide dehydrogenase [quinone]-like, with amino-acid sequence MAKKVLIVYAHQSSGSFNAAAKDAAVEVLTAQGCTVQVSDLYAMKFKASATSEDINGVVKNPEHFRYAEETKLAWEEGKLSADITEEQRKLTEADLVIFQFPMYWFSLPAILKGWMDRVLTLGYAYSDERRYSQGLFKDKKVVLSFTTGSLESMFSANGINGDMNVTLWPLQNGILHYCGFQVLAPQIFWAPSRVPQEACTTMLEAWRARLQGLLEEAPLAFAPMDSFDGDKGFQLKPEVQEKHANQEFGLTVGTHLGKRVPPNQMRAGV; translated from the exons ATGG CAAAGAAAGTGCTCATTGTGTATGCCCACCAGAGCTCCGGCTCATTCAACGCTGCGGCCAAAGATGCTGCTGTGGAGGTTTTGACTGCTCAGGGCTGCACGGTGCAAGTGTCTGACCTCTATGCCATGAAGTTCAAAGCCTCTGCAACATCTGAGGACATCAATG GTGTGGTCAAGAATCCTGAACACTTCCGTTATGCCGAGGAGACCAAACTGGCGTGGGAGGAAGGAAAACTGTCTGCTGACATCACGGAGGAGCAACGTAAACTCACTGAGGCGGATCTAGTCATCTTTCAG TTCCCCATGTACTGGTTCAGCCTTCCTGCTATTCTGAAGGGCTGGATGGACCGGGTGCTCACACTTGGCTACGCATACTCTGATGAAAGGCGGTACAGCCAGGGACTCTTCaag GACAAGAAGGTGGTGCTGTCTTTCACCACTGGCTCCCTTGAGTCCATGTTCAGTGCTAATGGCATCAATGGAGACATGAATGTCACACTCTGGCCTCTTCAG AACGGCATCCTGCACTACTGCGGCTTCCAAGTGCTGGCACCTCAGATCTTCTGGGCTCCATCTCGTGTCCCCCAAGAGGCCTGCACCACCATGCTGGAGGCCTGGCGTGCACGACTTCAAGGACTCCTGGAAGAGGCCCCGCTAGCCTTCGCTCCCATGGACTCCTTTGATGGAGACAAGGGCTTCCAGCTGAAGCCTGAGGTCCAGGAGAAACATGCAAACCAGGAGTTTGGCCTCACTGTGGGAACCCACCTGGGGAAGCGTGTGCCACCCAACCAGATGAGGGCTGGGGTTTGA
- the LOC129187749 gene encoding NAD(P)H dehydrogenase [quinone] 1-like, translating into MAKKVLIVYAHQSSGSFNAAAKDAAVEVLTAQGCTVQVSDLYAMKFKASATPEDINGVVKNPEHFRYAEETKLAWEEGKLSPDITEEQRKLTEADLVIFQFPMYWFSLPAILKGWMDRVLTLGYAYSDERRYSQGLFKDKKVVLSFTTGSLESMFSANGINGDMNVTLWPLQNGILHYCGFQVLAPHIFWAPSRVPQEACTTMLEAWRARLQGLLEEAPLAFAPMDSFDGDKGFQLKPEVQEKHANQEFGLTVGTHLGKRVPPNQMRAGV; encoded by the exons ATGG CAAAGAAAGTGCTCATTGTGTATGCCCACCAGAGCTCCGGCTCATTCAACGCTGCGGCCAAAGACGCTGCTGTGGAGGTTTTGACTGCTCAGGGCTGCACGGTGCAAGTGTCTGACCTCTATGCCATGAAGTTCAAAGCCTCTGCAACACCTGAGGACATCAATG GTGTGGTCAAGAATCCTGAACACTTCCGTTATGCTGAGGAGACCAAACTGGCGTGGGAGGAAGGAAAACTGTCTCCTGACATCACGGAGGAGCAACGTAAACTCACTGAGGCGGATCTAGTCATCTTTCAG TTCCCCATGTACTGGTTCAGCCTTCCTGCTATTCTGAAGGGCTGGATGGACCGGGTGCTCACACTTGGCTACGCATACTCTGATGAAAGGCGGTACAGCCAGGGACTCTTCaag GACAAGAAGGTGGTGCTGTCTTTCACCACTGGCTCCCTTGAGTCCATGTTCAGTGCTAATGGCATCAATGGAGACATGAATGTCACACTCTGGCCTCTTCAG AACGGCATCCTGCACTACTGTGGCTTCCAAGTGCTGGCACCTCACATCTTCTGGGCTCCATCTCGTGTCCCCCAAGAGGCCTGCACCACCATGCTGGAGGCCTGGCGTGCACGACTTCAAGGACTCCTGGAAGAGGCCCCGCTAGCCTTCGCTCCCATGGACTCCTTTGATGGAGACAAGGGCTTCCAGCTGAAGCCTGAGGTCCAGGAGAAACATGCAAACCAGGAGTTTGGCCTCACTGTGGGAACCCACCTGGGGAAGCGTGTGCCACCCAACCAGATGAGGGCTGGGGTTTGA